One genomic region from Quercus robur chromosome 4, dhQueRobu3.1, whole genome shotgun sequence encodes:
- the LOC126721375 gene encoding G-type lectin S-receptor-like serine/threonine-protein kinase B120 encodes MATNIHLVKFLFLLFFSSLRTLTLGTPHISDLTANNIGHTLKSGIRIANYSDPLTFDNNAGALKIRRQGGNSITLWSSAQPTNNTVATLLDPAISSSMKYSNRSKLLDWKKRFNIIEGIAQGMIYLHKYSRLKIIHRDLKTSNILLDESMSPKISDFGMLINSFSYENVCLLFWCSGYMPPEYAMEGLFSIKSDVYSFGVLMLKIVCGRKNNNFYDADHALKLVGYAWDLCQEGKVLELVDPKIRDSCVEYQVLRCIHVSLICVEDATMDYPTMSEILYMLNNESIQLPLPKKLAFSIGRC; translated from the exons ATGGCCACCAACATACACCttgtcaaatttttgttcttgctcTTCTTTTCATCCTTGAGGACCTTGACCTTGGGGACTCCTCATATCAGTGATCTAACAGCAAATAATATAGGCCATACTCTCAAATCAG GCATTCGTATTGCTAATTACTCCGACCCGCTTACTTTTGACAACAACGCTGGAGCATTGAAAATCAGGCGCCAAGGCGGGAATTCTATAACGCTATGGTCTTCGGCTCAACCTACCAATAACACTGTTGCAACTTTATTGGATCCGGCAATTTCATCTTCAATGAAGT ATTCAAATAGAAGTAAGCTACTAGATTGGAAGAAGCGTTTCAACATAATTGAAGGAATTGCTCAAGGAATGATCTATCTCCATAAGTATTCAAGATTGAAAATAATTCATAGAGATTTAAAAACCAGTAACATACTCCTTGATGAAAGTATGAGTCCAAAGATTTCTGATTTTGGCATG CTCATCAATTCATTTTCATATGAAAATGTTTGTCTTCTATTTTGGTGTAGTGGTTACATGCCCCCTGAGTATGCTATGGAGGGTCTGTTCTCTATAAAATCTGATGTCTATAGCTTTGGGGTCTTAATGCTTAAAATTGTGTGTGGTAGAAAAAACAACAACTTCTATGATGCCGATCATGCACTCAAACTAGTAGGATAT gCATGGGATTTATGTCAAGAAGGTAAAGTGTTAGAGTTAGTTGATCCAAAAATAAGGGATTCATGTGTCGAATATCAAGTATTAAGATGCATTCATGTCAGTCTCATATGCGTGGAAGATGCTACAATGGATTACCCTACCATGTcagaaatattatatatgttgaaTAATGAAAGTATACAGTTACCTTTGCCTAAAAAACTGGCATTTTCTATTGGAAGgtgttaa